The Vitis vinifera cultivar Pinot Noir 40024 chromosome 18, ASM3070453v1 region aaaaatgcttcatatgtttttgttttgtaaattattCCAACTTTGAGTCAAAGtaaaatcaatataatttttttttttttaaaaaaaaaagtttgtgtTAATAGCTATCACCTGATACTCAAATCGAATATGAGATAAAGTTATTaagattatatatgtataagttTCTCTTAATTTTGTAAACACATTAGACTTATTTGAGCTTATAACAAACAATATTTACACAATTAAATATAAGTCGTTACAAAATAGTATTAGAATTGATTATCGATCCCAATATAAGGAAacaatatatttgtttatttgactTCACAATCTTATGAGATACAACGAGGACATTGTGTTGATATGgtgtttgtaatattttatatcaaatatgagaGAAAGTTATTTGGATTATACTTATCTTAATTTTGTAAGCACATTTTAAAACTATGAGAGTCTGTTTTACCTTaaagtatataatatatttgGCATGGATTGTTGcatattgaattattttaaatttgttaatacGAAAACATGGGTAATGAAGAGGGGTCACTATCATTGAACTCTACCATTACCAAAAAAagcatttttgaaaaacaaaatgctTTTCCAAATCATTACAGCATCATAATAAATTGTAAGTGGGTGTAGATTCCCACAATAAAACCAACCCATATAAAAACATGCTTGTcaatttttgttgtaattatcatatattaaaaaaaaaaaaaaatctaaaacgtGGTCTATGGACTAAGTTGACCATACAATAGTTGCATTGTGACAATATTGATTGCACTTGAAACTTAAATTTTTGTTCCCTTTTCTCTAGTGGACTCAATCTTTTTTTATACTATAAATTGACCAATTGATGATGACGTGGGAAGGCTTGCTTGTGGCCCTAaagttagtttatttttattggttacTTAAAAAGTTTGATAGTGAAATGGGAATGCTTGTAGTTGGAAAATATTAatcaaccattaaaaaaaagttcaattttgtcatttttttttttttccttttttcaattttcttctttggACACACTTACTGATGATCATATGGGAATTTGTCTTGAAATTTTTGTGTACATATTTGGTTTatgaaaatatacatatattgtgACAAAGAATTCAttcattcatatattattattattattattattattattatctaaactttatatttttattctttaaacctttttttttacctaaaatttatatatttgtattatcTTGTAATGGGTCAAATTTAACTTTACATTAGAAATATCTAAATTTAGGTCATGCatgatgtcatgaatcacaatGGAAATTCAGAGTGGTCAATTGACCATCCATTTTCATGGCTTCTATGCCCCTCAACTTTTCCATTATAGGCTATCATGTCAACAGTGGCCTCAAATctaaaagataggtttttttttttttttaaaggaaaaatatttcaatataatAATATCCTCTTCCCACAGGAAATAActttttgtctatttttttttttcaaaaaaaaaaacactcaccAAGGCTATAATGGACATTTCAacctctaattttatttatttatttatttatttttaagcaaTCTTTGTCACACTCAATTCACCAGTTGAAAAATGATATGGGGTTGGGGATGCTTCTCTTAGAATCCtaaatttttccaattttttaattattattattattattattttttataccaATGTTGAATATGTATGACCCAAAtctgaggtttttttttttgagggggtttccattttttttttctaattttttaaaaatattagtcaACCCTAGAATAAAGCttaataatagtattttttgAGTTCAAGcctattattaaatttaaataagcaTCTATATGATcgggattttatttattttatctcattATTACCCTTAAAATTGGTTCATTTACTAAGATTAAGTCTCATTATTGAATGAGAACGCATGTGAAAATACGGGTCTAGatttaccaaatatatatatatattcatttcaaaaatcATGGATTGACTATTAACAAACCAATATCAAAACATATATGTTTATGTATTTGATCTGAAAAACTATGtatatatcatttaataaatatttttgtaatatgaaaatatttagatGTATAAGAAATATGTgttcttttttaaattaaagtaatgaagatttaattaacattttagtacattaatattaatcatttttaaatttattttacattttttgcatatttgtttcaagtttttatactatttttgcaaataatttaaattcccATAAATTGGTATCTTATCTTATGAtgtaaatatcattttttttgaaGTATGCTTGACTAGTAAACAATACAATGTAGTtattaataaatacaaattataataatttttgagCACAAAATTAAATACTCACCTAAAAATTgtattctttaataattttaatatttttttccctcaactTTTCCTTTTAacatccaaataaaataaaatattttataaatcttctTCCTTGTAATTTTTCTcactatttttttccctctcaaACTTTCTAAATCCAAACATGctcttaatatttatttttctttctaggaAAATATTTTAGGCTATATTTAAAATTGGGAGAAAATGAGAGggtaaaaattaggaaaaaaaaaaagaagaaaaaaataaatttaatgttaataatttttttttttttttacatttcttcATCCTTATTtcactccttttttttttttttccttttatatataaagatcaaataattttaaaatatataaatgtttaattaattttaattattaaaatctttatttttattagtatttcaatttctcacattttttcataacatgaagaaaattattttctttaggtttttttatttttttatatttttttgtggtCTTTTAAGAAACAAACATAAATGAAAAGTTAGATTTGACTATCAACAGCTACTTTTCCTACTTTTCAACGATTAAGGTGGTCTCCCAGACACCTTTGAAAGTAAAAGATTTCAAATCAACCTAAAAAGGTTGCTTACTAATTCACATGACCTCAAAAGTTTCCATTTGCTAAGTCTTAGAATGCCTTATAAATCATGTAAAAAGTAATGCAACCACCATACTTTTCCAGATTTCAACACTAGTACAAGTAAGGAAAAATGACATATTAACAAAGACCAGGATAGTATGACGGCAACTGAAGAACCATGAACCATGAACCATGAACCATGAATCATGAACCATTTTTCACTAGAGACTCACCCAAAAAAATTGGTGATGAAGTTCTTTAATGAGTGCCCAACAATGAAGACATCAACCTAAGCCTGAGAAATCCACTCAGAGTTATATACAAGGTCTTCATAAACTACAGAGCTTGCACTCAAAGCTCATCAGTAGAGAGGCTTGATGGGTTTTCTCATATCCATGGCTTATGCATGGAGAGTGGGACTCTTGGGATGACTAGTCACAGAACATGACTTTAGGACTGTTGAAAGAGACATGAACATATATGTCAAAGTTCAAAACATCTTTAAGGTGTACAAAGGTTGCTGGGATGCAGAGAAACAAGATTTGAGTTAACAGACAAATTTTGAACATTCAAACTTCTATTTGTCAAAGATCGTTTTATCTCCCAGGATTATGCTTCTTAATCATTTGGTCACAACAAGAAATGGAATCAAGAATTCAAATACTCGTGTACTGGCTTCTGAACTTTGAAACTTTAGAATCGTCGGATATCGCTGTTCCCTCAAAAGACTGCTTCCAAGTTATTCTGGCTACAGAGACTAACGGGCATCTAACGGAATTGGGAAATTTGAAATACTGGTATAGCGGTCAAGGGCAAAATACCTATTCCAAGTTGAGAAATTTATTCTACAGTAGACAAGAGAAGCCTCACTAGAAGACTATTCAAATATTTGCATATTCATCTTTGATTCACAGAATAACTATATACCAAAGGGCTTCTGAATTAGATAATACATCAAGATAACAGCTTATCTAAGCATCAAGTGTCTGTTGAATCAATAAAACAGTGGAAGAAGACAAAggaaaaaacacacacacatacaagCGCATAAATCATAAATGCACATCTCTTATCAAGAAATTTCCATCATACCAAGAGAGTGGCAACTAATTTCTAGAGGTCCACATCTTCTGTGCATTTCAGCAAGTAAGCAGTATTAAAGAATAAACTCATAGAACAACACTCTGGGTGGTATTCAATGCATcgatattttatttcttgtataCATACTATAAGCACGCCTGAGCAACGCCAGGATGTGGAGTGCACAGAGAACAGCACATATAAAGATACCCTCAAAACCAGAATTCCTTTGGAGCTTGATTTACTTGTGTGTGAGTGCACAATTTTGAGCATATTAAAATGATTACCCCTAAAATTATCCACACCAAGTTTTCAGgcacaaaaatataataaagccTTCACCCTGACTTAATGAGGTTGTTTATATGAACCCTTTTTATTCATCAACATGGAGTGTGACTGTATGTTAGAAAATCACCACCTATCACAAGATTCACAGCCCACCTTTTTCTATGCTTTGGAGCAGCTAGAAATGCAACACAACATGGTTGGGAAATAAGCTTACAATAGAGCAGCATGGCCATTGTAGAAAGTGACGTTTGCCAGTCCAGAAATGTAGGTCATCGGCACTTAGAAATATATTGACAAAGTAGGATTACTGGGAACAATTAAGAATTTCAGCCAGCAAGGAATTCTCAGTTACAAGTTAAATAATCCAACTTAGAGTAGAGTACAAAATACGAGTTGTGAAAATGTCTAAACACATCCTGTGGTGGTTCCAAACATTTGAACCATCAATACTTTGGACTGTGTGACGAAAGATATTTCTCAAAACATAAACAATGATTGACATGAGTTGATTTATAGAACCAACATAATTTATAcagtaaaacaagaaaaaatgcaaaagataAAACATATAAGTATTGTCCGACTACACAAAGAAATTACCTCCATGTGGATCAGAAAAATTCTTTTCATCCCTAAGAGGAAGCTGAGGCCTACTTGAATGCATTTGAAACAGCATAAAGAAAGTCCAAGAAGCCTGTTCCCTTGAGAATGCCTTTACCAGTCAAGAGTTCAAAATCTAATAACAACAGGAAGCCAACTACAGCTGCCTTTCCATTTATCAATTCATTCTTCCCTGTGAAACCAAAACCCTCTTGATCCTCATCAACGATCATTCTAACCTGGAACACAAGTTGGAAACCACAGGTTAAAACCAGAAGATGGAAAATattgacttttttttccctAGTTTGTGACGGGTTTGAATTATCATTTGGCAAacttcaaaaggaaaaaattaccTCCTCCACATTTACATCGGTTGCAGTTAAACCAGGTTGAGCCTTCCCACTGAAAACAATCTCTGCTGATGCATCTGAACTTACACCTCCACTCATTctgatgtaaatatttttatcatcagTTTTCACAGGATAAATGAAGAGCGTCCTTAAGGCAGGTGTGAGAACTCTGAGCACAGGGTTTTTTGGATACCAATCCTTGATTTCTCCAGTCTGAAGATCAAATGTGCTATCAGTTGTTGGGCATACAATACAGCCATCctggaaaaaaagaaattcatCATCAGGTTTTACTTTTCATCATATCACTAGGCAGTGCATTTTATATATGAATGTTAGGATATGGTGTCCTTCAAATTGGCAGCACCAAAATGTATCGTAAGTTCCTAACTAACTGGTACCGAGCATAGGTTTGCAGAATAATCCTACCATGCTGTCAATTTATTACTTGAATTCCAAGTTGCTTGTATGGATTTTGGAGGTTAAATAAGGTTTATAAATTCCATATTGGTTTTGCATTTTCAATTCCTCTTACATAAAAACCCAATGTATGTGAAGATCTGGAACTGGTGAGTGTCTGGGCAATTCTATCaataaagaaagggaaaaaaaaggaaccTACATATATCGAATTGAAAGTTTCCTCTTCCATCTCTTTAGAAATTGATTTAGAACCTCTTAACTAGAATTTCTCTTCATGTAATAGTAGCATTTCACTGGATCATTTCTATTGAATGGAAACTTCTCTCAGGCCTGTTCTATCATGAGGGGTAACCACAGTCTAATCCACTATACAAAGAAGCGGTATATATGTGTTCTTTATCTGCCCTTTCTGTGCTTCCAAAAgtaatcttgtttttttttccttaagacATATTGTGAGCAAgggtgaaataaaaattttaacacaTTTCAGGCTTAGTCAAAATACATGATCTGATACAAGGATCAAAATAAGTAAATTTGCACATAACCTGTATGCCTCTCTAGTTAGAACTACTCATAATGTAAGTTATAGTATAATTTCAACCCaacaatcttttattttattaggacGTTATACCTTCAAAATCACTCCAAGATAAAGACACTGTTATTGTGTCCGATATGATCAACATTGTTGGCATCTCTACGGATGCATCAGTTTGTGATGTCAGCCCCTGAACTTTTTCACTTCCTTGTTTGGTTGGTAACTTTTCAGTCTGTCTTTGATCACCATTGCAAGGTTCTGTTATGTGACTCCCACATTGTATATGTTCCCAAGATTGTTATATAACAATTTGACGTCTAATTTTAATTGGACTCTAGGGACCtgcatatttttctaaattcacaAATCCTATTGATGAATTGATGaatttgtcaaaattttgaggaaaaccCATCGCATTCACTTTGAAAAACTCCATTTGGCAACAATCTTAAGAAGAGCTCATAAAGCATCCACAATGAATTGTCTTTACTGAAGTCTCTTTAGAGCTCCTCTTTAATATCTGAgtaatttttgttaatttttaaataacaagcatttaaaaaagaaaaagaaaagaaaaaagaacatatTTTAGATTCTTAAATAAGGACCGATAAGAAGTATGGAGGTATCGCCAATTTGGAGAAAGACGAAGAGAAGACATCTGCAACAGTTTGGTCGTGCACAACagtttcattatgttttaattagactgaaaaaagtatttgaatttATAAGGCTTAGTTCATAATGATTAAACAACAAAAACTACAACAAATTTTTTCAGATTTGTTTCTACTTTATCAACCAAACCTTTTTATGTGATAGTTATTAGTTACCCATCTAATATCCATGCATTGATTTATTATTGTCGCAATTCCGATCTCCACTGATGTATTAACATTAAACAATTGACCATGTTTTCAAATCATTAACAAACATCTTGAATCTAAAAGACTTCTCATCAAAGCAACAAAATCTATGCTATTCATGATACTTCATAAATTCCCAAATATCCCAAACATCATTAATTGCTCCTGAATTCAAGAAATACTCCCAATGTTAAAGAAATAACAACATACACCTCATTTTCCTAGCATCACCACTAATCCCTTCACAATCACTCGAATACCAAATACTGCTTGGGTTCTTTTCCCATAATAACCCAAATCAATTCCCAACCTTTTGTCTTCTATATTTTTTAGCACTCCcacaacaaataataaaaacaacaaaaacagtAATAACAACAACCACAGTAAGTGTCCCATATCCACTGTGCTTTATCATTGCTGCAACTCAAATCTCTACTCATATATCAACACCAATCAATTGAACTAAATTCTCAACTCATCAACAGAAATctcaaatccaaataaaattttcatgaaaccATCAAAGCCCAAATTATTCAATGCATTCCAAAATATTCCAAACATTGCTAGCACTTCCTGAATCATACCCAAAACTCAAAAAGCTGTCTTCTGATTTTCCTACCATTAACCATCAACCCATTCCGGAACCCTTCCAATAAGTGATGCCAAAGTCTTTTCTCGGGATACCCACATCAATACACAACTTTTCTCCTCTAAATTTACCAGCACTACCAcaaccaacaacaacaacagcaATAGTACTTCAACACGAAGAGAAGTGAGATTACTGATTTGTGGGATACACTTCTATGCaaattcctattttattttcaatcctaaCATTAATTGCAACAATGATGTAGGATCAATCAAATAATTCCATAGTTGGAAAATGTTCAATCTTCAAATACCAATTTGCATCTTCCCTTAATAACATTAACTAGTGAAATTGCTTACTTGCATTCATAACAAATGGATAGTAGCAATTATAAAAAGGCATTTGAAAATCAAACCTGGGTGAGCTTCGCATTAAGCAATCCCTCGGAATAAGCCCCTTCAGCCGGAGACCGATTCTCAATGGCGTAGACCTGATCCTTATACCACAACAACAGAATCGTCTCTCCGTCCTGTATTATCACGCGCCGCTCCCCCTTAGGCAATGCCGACAGCGGCACCACCGGCACCCAGTTCCCGCCATCGCCCGCAGCCGACGACTCCTCCGCCACCGACACTTCCGTCGCCTTGCAAGTAATTCTCCGGCTAGAGAGTCCCAGTGTTAAGGCAGAAGAACGGTCATTCCGGGGCAGCGGCGGAGGGAGGTGGTGCAGCAGGGGTTTCCGGCGACGGAGgggggaggagagagagaggagatgGGGCGTGAGCTTGGTGGCAGCGGCGGTGGCCATGGAGAAGTGGgaggtgagagagagagaggaggtgAGGGGGGTGGAGTGAGAGGTGTGGGTGGAAAGTGGGGCAGAGAAAGAGAAGGGCTTTGCATGGCCACAAGAATTGGATAAAGCCTTTTGGTTGGTTCACATTTTATACCATGATTTTTTGTTCAGACCCTTAGGCTTCACGCACTGAACGTTTTGCAAATGGGGATTAGATACAAAGCCATAGGACCCGAGAGCACACGCAGTACAAGGTTGAAGATGCTAAATTTTTCTTAGGACAGTGAGGAGGATGGAAGTAAGGGGAAGAGAATGATCATTTGCTAATTATACCTCTTTACTTAAACTTATGTCATGAAATATACAAGGGATAGCTTAGGTTTTGTTACCTAGACTGACCTAACAAATCAGAATAACAACAACCTTTTTATGCTGAAAAATTCTACAGTGCCTCCGGAGGTATTATGCCTCCGTTTTGTTTCTATGCTTTATGGCGACTTTTTTTAGGTATAGGGTTTTCTTagataacatttaaaaaataaataaaaatagttcttaaaaatattgtattgAAAAAGcaattttcttgatttgtttttcatgaaaatattgtataatgcaaaaatatttaaaatattctttacattttcaattatttcttataatattttaagaaaacaccttcaatatattcttaaaaaatattatgttttaagaataaattcTCCATAAAATTGTTTCGAATAATAAAATCTGTCAACTGAAAATTATTTCAGTtccaaagaacaaaaaatttattttcaagttCCCAGCCTAACCATTACTATATGCTAGAATCCAGGTATTAGTATACTTTTCCCCTAATTTcacttaaattaatttcatatatttgggCAAACATCCATGTACCGCCAAGTCTGATTTCTCTTTAATCCAGAGCAGACCcaagttttatattttcatgGGCAAGTTTTCCTAATTTCTGAACGTCAtcatatttgaaaagtaaattaaagAAAGGTATTTATTGGctaaacaaattgaaaaataaaactcttcTTTTCTCTATGTTTTCTCCATTGGTGATAGTTTGCCTGCATTATAAGACAACATTCTCGgtagaaaatgaagaaacaacCTAAGTTATAAGCAATATTTTCAAAACCGAATCGATTATTGAATTAGAAAAGTTACTAGTTTATGATTTACTAGTCGGACCATAATGACTGATCATCAAACCCTTTTGGACTCAATCTGTTTCGACTTTTAATGGGTGATTGGTTGTGACGCCTATTGGGCTTCCACAACAAGTGCAAATTTGGCCTGGTTTTGGGCTTGACTACTCTTAGGAAGCCGGACAGTCCATCCAATTAGATGGTCCAACCATCGACTCGAGCAATTCAACATCggtataatataaaaatgattccCTAGGGTAAACCAGACCGGCTCAAGCAGTTCAACACTGGCTTAATATGAAAACAGTTCCTTAGGGCAAATCAGACTAGAGAGATGGCTGATTGACGGTTCAATCGGTTGGACGACTGGTCTGATTTTCAAAACATTGGCTACGAGTATCTTATACATCATTACtaacaaaatgaatgaaaaatgagCCATGGATTACCTTAGAACCCATCAAGATGAAAGTACAAAATATGGTATAATATCAATGGAAGAATTTACAATTCTTACGAAGTAACCATTAACTGTAATAGCTCTATCATATTCAGATAAAAGAACATATCCCAAAAACAATGATCATGATCTGTTTCGTTCTAACATTGGAAGAGAACATATGCCCTTAAGGGTATATGTTTAGTACATgagaataagaatgaaaatgggAATATGAACAGAGATGTATCACAATACCTTGTgcgaaagaaaaccaaaatctGTCAAGAGAGTTTGCTAAACAACTCAACATGTATCAAGGCAAACTTGAAGCAAAAACCAGTAACAACAACCCAACATGTATCAAACTCCAAAAACTAGTCAGCAACACCACTAATACACAACCCAAAAACTCCAACAGTTATGATGTTTCCAGAATACTAGAAAGTAAGGTATTTTGCTAAGCAACTCAAAGTCAGTTTcaggaaaagaaacaaaggaagCACACAACTCACCAAGAGTTGTTATGGAAAGATTTGGGTGCAAATCAGGCATTTGTCTGGCTAGTTCCTCCTCATCAAGGGATGCTCTGATAATGGCTGCATTGCAAGTGTTTCTCTGGCCACATCTCTGATTGAGAGTGATCCTTACAGCAGGGGTGCAGAGGGTTCCCCCTCATCAGCAGAATAGTAATCGGAGTTCTCTGATTCTGAGCCATCAATATTAGAGCTCCCACTTCCACTAGATCCCTCCCCATGGATTTCTTGAAGGACAACAGATGACTCATTAGGAGGAGGAGAGAAGGGAGAGTAATTCAACTCTTCATTAACATACACTAGACCAATCCCACATTCCTTAATTACATTAAGGCGCATGAAGGTGGTTATTCTGAATGAAGCCTTGATGTGAGTGACTTGCTGCCAATTGATGAAGTGGGGAAGCGGTACATAAACCAGCCACAAGTGATCTGACTCCACCTTTCCCTTAAGATGATTTGGATAAGTGTAAACATCAAAGGAGGAAGAAGCGTGACTGGATGTGGAATAGAACAAGGTACATGATCTccaaaaaagaccaaaaaaatcAGCAAGTGACACCAGCCTGGGAACAGTGACAACACACAAAGCAAGACCCAGGAAGTTGGAATCAAACCAGTTTGGAGGTAGCTCTGCTTTTACTTCACTCCCTGAGCTCTGGTACCTTATCCAGTCTGGTATTCTA contains the following coding sequences:
- the LOC100248314 gene encoding uncharacterized protein LOC100248314, translating into MATAAATKLTPHLLSLSSPLRRRKPLLHHLPPPLPRNDRSSALTLGLSSRRITCKATEVSVAEESSAAGDGGNWVPVVPLSALPKGERRVIIQDGETILLLWYKDQVYAIENRSPAEGAYSEGLLNAKLTQDGCIVCPTTDSTFDLQTGEIKDWYPKNPVLRVLTPALRTLFIYPVKTDDKNIYIRMSGGVSSDASAEIVFSGKAQPGLTATDVNVEEVRMIVDEDQEGFGFTGKNELINGKAAVVGFLLLLDFELLTGKGILKGTGFLDFLYAVSNAFK